GTTAAACCTGCTCCATATTCACTTTCTGGTAGAAAAAAGTTCCAGAGACCAGCAGCCTTAGCTTTGTCCTTTAAGTCCTCCATTACCTGAGGGACAGCACTCCACCGATTTTCGAGCTCGTTTAATTGCTGCTCATACACTTTTTCATTCGGATATACGTTTTCTTCCATGAAGCTTGTCAGCTTTGTCTGTAACTCTTTCACTTTAGCAGAATATAAAAATTCCATTCACTTCACCCTTTCATACATACTAACCAGTTGGTATGCCACAATTACTATTATACCTCCAAATATTAAATATTCAAATTTATTTCTAAATATTCTAACAAATCAATAATTTAGTATCTCTTTATACCCATTTTTTGCTTTTTCATTAATTCATGTGATTTTTCTATGATATCAGTTAGTACATCACCTTTATATACTCTGCCTAATTTAAGGTTTTCTTGATAGTATTCAACAATTTCGTCCAGTTTGTCAGAGGTTTCTTTTGAGATCCTTACATTTAATTGTATTCTTCCGTTTTCAGCCAAGGGAGACACTCCTATCATTTATATAGCAAACTGCTAGCACTTTGCGAAATTCGTGTTATTACTTGATTATATACTATTTTTCTACACTTTTTTTCAATCAGACATAAAAAAGAGTGACGCTTGTATGTAAATTCACAGTAAAAAAATATTTAGGTTAGTTTCTTACATAAAAATACAAATTTTGCCTCAAATTATCATGAGGGAGGTTTGTGCTATATGAGTCTTACATGGTTATTTACTTTTTTATTTATGATTCAGCAAATAACACCTCAAGCGGGTTTGGAAATAACAAGAGAAGGAAAACCTATTTCTACAATAAATAGAGAAGATTACGCTGTAGGTAATCCCAGTCACTTTATTTTGGATGCAAAAAAATATAATGAACTGTTAAATCATTTAGAAAAACAGTTATCTGTGATACCAAAAAATGCAAAGCTGGATCAGCATGGAAATATTATTCCTGAGCAGGTTGGTCTGAGCGTTAATCGACAAGCTTTTACAGAAAGCTTCTATTCCTTTTTTTTTGGACAGAACAAATCAACATTAGAAATACCTATGTATCCTGTTTATCCAAAAGTGGATAGTGAATTACTTTCTGATATCCGCAATATTCGAATTGGCCGTTACATTACTTCTTTTAATCCCAGGAATAAAAAGAGATCACACAATATTCAATTGGCAGTTGAAGCAATTAATAATCATGTCGTTTTTCCTGGTGAAACATTTTCATTTAATGCTGTAGTAGGCAAGCGGACAACTGAGAAGGGATATGAAAAAGCTAAAGTGATTGTCAGAGGTGAATATGCCGAAGACATCGGCGGAGGAATATGTCAGGTTTCTTCAACATTATTTAATGCCGTAGATAACGCAGGGCTGAAAATCGTTCAACGTTTTTCTCACAGCAGACATGTCCCCTATATTCCACCCGGACGTGATGCAACCGTAAGCTGGTACGGTCCTGATTTTGAATTTAAGAATATGTACAATCAACCCATCTTAATCCAAGCTAGAACAATTGGGAATCTTTTAGTCATTAAACTATATTCCTCAGAGGTCATTGAATATAAGCCCAAGAAAGTTCCCTTCCCTGCACTTTGAAAAAGCCCGCATTATATGCGGACTTTTTTTATCAATTTTTTTTATCATTTCTTAGTGCACTAGCTAATAACTCTTCTGAGAATTCAGCTAGTGCAGTGTTACTCATGCCATTTAAGTTAGTTTTGGGTGTGAAGCTTTGGACCACATCTTGAAAAGGCACTGCAATATTATTTCGTTTTCCTCTTGTAAGACCAAAAACGGCGGCACTTATTCCGACTCCAAGTAGAGATGCCCAAAAGGCCCCCCTGCTCTTTCGTTTCTTACCAAACATATTAAAAAACGGCATTATCCTATTTCTCATCCAAAGCACTCCTTTTTCTAACGTAAGAATGGAAAGTAAAATGACCCTTCCATTAGCTTAATCTTTACATTTAAGGTGAGAATATGATTGGGAAACTACTGGTGAAATGTTATTTGTTTACAGTAAATATTTTGGTTATCTAAACGTTATATCTTCTTGATTCTTATAGGGCTCACCATAAGAATCGATAGGAGTATGGTTATGAATGTATTACTGTATAGAAAAATTCCCATGCAAGCCATTAACAGCCCAGCAGCCGTAATTGGCAGACCCATAAAGTAACCTCTGGTTGGCTTTACATTGAATTTCGCTAAGCGTAATGCTCCCATCGTTGGAAATAGCATAAATGCAATAGTCGTGAAAAGTGATGATGGTTCTAATGAGTAAAATAATAGCGCGGGTGCCACCCCAAGACTGACAATATCAGCTAATGAATCCAATTCAACTCCAAATTCACTATTCACTTTCAGCCTTCTTGCCAAGCGGCCATCAAAAAAGTCAAATATTGCTGATAAGAATATAAACATTGCTGCCATTTGTAAATATCCATTCATATTAAAGGTAATCGAAAAAACACCAGATAATAAGTTCCCAATGGTAAATAAATTTGGTACTGCTTTAACCAAATGGTTTAACAAGCAGATCCCCCCTTTTTAGAACAATCCTTCCGACCCAATCATTTCTCCTATAGTCTGCACCATTTATAATAAAGTGAATCTAAATCTAGGACAGGTATTATATATCCTATTTCGTCAAAAGATAAATGTGAAAGGATGGTTGACTTAAATGGATAAAACATTGGGCTATTTACGTGAAATATTATCTAATTACAGTGATCAACATTCTGAAGGGAAACAATTATATCGCAAATTATCTGAAGGAAAGTTTAGTTCTGAAGGTGATTTTGTGAGACAGTTAAGCCAAAAGGAGATTGCCTTTTTAAACGAAATGCTTCCTCAAGAAATTAATTATGCAAAGGAAGAGCAAGATAAAAAAAGGGCTCATGAATTAAATGAAGTATTCGAACTGCTATTTTAGACTTTGGCCACATAAAAGGGAGATGTTAGTTGGAAACTAACATCTCCCTTTTGGGAAATAAATAAAAAGGCAGCTAATTATTTCCTAGGTAAGCGCATACAACGACAAAAATTGAGGTTCATCGAGCGCCAATTCTTCACCAAACGACAGAATGTGAGTTAATTTTAAAGGGATTGCCTTGAACCGACAATCCCCTTAATTCCAAGGCATATTATTCTTCTTTACTACCCTTACCTCTATTTTTTTTAAGTCTGCCTGAATCCTTCAAACTTTTTTTAATGAGCAGTTCTATTTGTGCATTTACACTTCGGAATTCATCTTCTGCCCATTTCTCTAGTGCATCATAGATTTCTTGATCAATGCGCAGTAAAAATCTTTTCTTCTCAGCCACTTTTGTCACAACCTTAATAGATACTACCTGTATTGATAATCGGCTGACTACCCTTATCGGAAACTAAAGCTACCATTAAATTATTTACCATTTGTGCTTTCTTTTCTTCATCAAGATCTACAATTCCTTCTGTGCTCAGTTGGTCGATTGCAGATTTAACCATTGAAACGGCTCCCTCAACAATTACTTTCCTAGCAGCTAACACGGCTTTCGCCTGTTGTCTTTGCAGCATTGCATGTGCAATTTCACTGGAATAAGCTAAATGCATAATTCTTGCTTCTATTATTTCCACACCAGCCAGATGTAGCCTTTCTTGCAGATCTCTTGTTAATTCGTCCGCAACTTCATCTGAATGCTGTCGTAAAGAGATTTCATAATCGTTATTAAAA
This Neobacillus sp. YX16 DNA region includes the following protein-coding sequences:
- a CDS encoding Arc family DNA-binding protein; the encoded protein is MAEKKRFLLRIDQEIYDALEKWAEDEFRSVNAQIELLIKKSLKDSGRLKKNRGKGSKEE
- a CDS encoding sigma-G-dependent sporulation-specific acid-soluble spore protein CsgA encodes the protein MDKTLGYLREILSNYSDQHSEGKQLYRKLSEGKFSSEGDFVRQLSQKEIAFLNEMLPQEINYAKEEQDKKRAHELNEVFELLF
- a CDS encoding VanW family protein, producing MSLTWLFTFLFMIQQITPQAGLEITREGKPISTINREDYAVGNPSHFILDAKKYNELLNHLEKQLSVIPKNAKLDQHGNIIPEQVGLSVNRQAFTESFYSFFFGQNKSTLEIPMYPVYPKVDSELLSDIRNIRIGRYITSFNPRNKKRSHNIQLAVEAINNHVVFPGETFSFNAVVGKRTTEKGYEKAKVIVRGEYAEDIGGGICQVSSTLFNAVDNAGLKIVQRFSHSRHVPYIPPGRDATVSWYGPDFEFKNMYNQPILIQARTIGNLLVIKLYSSEVIEYKPKKVPFPAL
- the pssA gene encoding CDP-diacylglycerol--serine O-phosphatidyltransferase, translated to MLNHLVKAVPNLFTIGNLLSGVFSITFNMNGYLQMAAMFIFLSAIFDFFDGRLARRLKVNSEFGVELDSLADIVSLGVAPALLFYSLEPSSLFTTIAFMLFPTMGALRLAKFNVKPTRGYFMGLPITAAGLLMACMGIFLYSNTFITILLSILMVSPIRIKKI